From the genome of Phoenix dactylifera cultivar Barhee BC4 chromosome 17, palm_55x_up_171113_PBpolish2nd_filt_p, whole genome shotgun sequence:
CTAGCTCTGCCCGGCGCCAACTTCGTGTCCGAGACTCCACGAGCAGACGATTCTGGTTGACTGCATCCGCcacaggtgataggtttctactttttctggcttgttcatttaattatgttctagttctcttgcatgatagccacattttgaaaacttatattgCTGTTATAATTCAGAACATTGAACCTCTCACTTCCGAACCCGTCCTATTACCCTTTAAATCTTgacattaaattagcacaccctagtaacaggacgtttctcaacattattcgatcatattgatttaggatcagaacaactgtactacttgattgcaatctaatttcttaaattgaataatcttaatccttaattctgaataaccgaagtaaaaatcagcaacatttaaatttaagctattattgtgaagacttgctgatttctgaaatcataatagattgcattagtaggttgtcctgcatcaaatctGGTCCTGCAGCATACTTAtaagggtttcattagtgacactacatttcacatcatcacccagtgtcatcagtgcaagccaacctgtagtgatatggagcactatctcaatcaacctaaaacccctgtagctaccatgaattccgacattttgaggtctctCTTAGAACAAATCGTTGCCATGCGGGCTGGAAACAAGGAATTCcaacaagagatccgtgagctcgtgcaaaattctaggacccctaaatcgccaacccctgttacagcccaaactaaaatcggtttggtcgcaccacctgtagtccttccccactctcctaggcaccaaacccaatactctaggtgtcaacaattcggccatatagcgccccaatgttccactaagacctacccgattactgaaccagaagttaggaaccaagaggccgaatatgtcgaagaagtctatgaaccaaatatagaagactatgaagaagactttgaagacgaacctacagaattagactttgtccaaaatgattcccaaagggagactattgatctaagtacaaccaagccacttcacatcactattgtggaagaggtagtgacagatattgagagcaagtcacctgaattggcacttgtagctaaagatacccatgCAGAGTCCAACCTTGAACATTCCCCAGTAGTAGTTTCtcttctagaggagtttcatgatgcactccctgatgatcttccggatgcactttctccaatgcatgatatccaacgcgcaatcgatctagttcccggagcatctctgcccaaccttctacatcataggctcagaccgaatgcatatgctaggacctggaatttaatgttaccgacagttgagtttgcatgtaatagttcggttaacaagtccataggtatgagtccattcgaagtagtgcatgattacaaacttaggcaacccatagacctgtttttcatttctcatcagtatagagtctttgagtctgcacaatcaattgtatcacatccacattcattgcatcgagaaatcagcaattgtagtcactttaataacttaaaatataaatcctttgctgatttacacagacgttataatgagttaagtgaaagagattacatcatgataagaattaggtttgaacgactttcttcggaaacgtttaagaaattgcaaatttgtagtgcagaacagttcaaaatcttaaagaaaaccagttcgaatgcatatgttgtggatcttcctgatgactatgggattagtgcgatatttaatattgaagatttagtcccatacaaaaagataatattcctgccttccgacccctttattgatatacctgcctATGTTGGATACCCTGccctattacctgctgttgagccaccacctcccaaatttcatgcacgcagagaacaaatagaacatatattggatgagcaggttatttcaagcaggaacggtggttaccaacgttaccttgttcggtggaaaggtcgaccaaagtctgatgtgacgtggatttccaaagcacagttgcagcgcattgaccccgatcttctggagcagtacgacagccggccagacctgtactcgacggggtcgagtttttctcacccgggaggagttgatggggacatcagagcccttcatccagatgatcctgagcccccggattgagccagactcgtttatttgcatatttattttattattttatttttgggcttatttgcattctagggtttatttgtagtttattttatttctgggcttatttgcattttagggcttatttgtgttatttgtgggttcattaggatttatttctgtgtaaggggggtttatgcaagttgtgtatttgggccctatatatagggaactattttcatgattagggtttaatgaatgattaagaatttcttttccctacgttctttcttctcttcttctcctctccttctctattcttcctgcgtctctacaacctcttcttccttctccttctcttgttcttccttcttctcctcttcccccgCACTGGTGCTACATCATTTGCTTAACCTCATTCAAGAGGTCCAATGGCTTACCATCAAAAGCTTCCTAGTTGAGGCATGACAGGCAAGTTAGCATCCCTCAATTAAGAGAACCATGCGACTCACAGTGCAAGGAGAGCTGTCTGGTTATCCAAAGCACCTCGCAACTTATAGTACGATGTTAGATTAAAAGGATAAGAGAGGGAGTGTTCAGCAATGCAACCTTTAGTTTCCTATCAAGGACAGGTCAATCTATCACAATCAGCAATGAGGGAATTGGTCAGACAGAGGTCTGGGGCATCCAGTCACATTAAAAGTTAATGAACTGTAGTTGGGGAGGACTACAATAATCTCTGGCTAAAATTGATCATCTGTTTCTCAATGCTCTTTTGCTTGTTTGTATATCTCTCATCGGACAATAGGAGAAAAGACATCAGTTTTGTttgttcatacttatgaattaATGAATGAAAATTCTTAAATCCACAACAGGTTGTTACTTGCAGATCATATAGTAGCCATCAGTttgttaaatcaaaattttcctGCTTCaatatcttttttctttctttatttggttatttttgataTCTTTATTTATTCTTATCCAGAGATTAGTCTGCTATGTCCAATAATTTCCCCACTTCAAACTACAAACAGCAAACTCTTCTACGAGTGCTAGCAATGAGTTATGATAAGTACGAAGATCCTTGTCTTAATCTCATTATTCACGCTAGAATTTAATCAACATGCCAAATGACTTCAGAAAGTAGTTTACCTATCAATAGGTCCTTCTTCTCTTAACCTTCCTCATGCTAATCTATAGTACAAAGCACATATTACTTATgaataatcatatttatttctACCTATATGAAGAAACTAGACCTAAAGAAAATTGGTCATTAAGCTGAGGAGCAAGCTGGGTCTAACAGATCACTGGATATAGCATACTTTAGAACACGTCAAACATGCCCCAGAGAACTAGATGTACATTAAAGATGCAATTTCTCAACATTTTCATGAAACAATTTTCCATCTGACATGCTTGGATGTATTTCGAATACATATAGACAAGAAGCTCCAAATGCATTTTTTCCAAATACATTTAACTTTTGTTGGAGGCACCAACTAAACAAATCTACCACACACCTAGCATACAGTTCATTATACATCACAGGCATGTACTTCAGTTTCTAATTTCTCTGACCAGTAGCTCTGTCCATTCTCTATTCTAAAGTGAAAGGAATTTTATTCCtatcttctaatcttttagatgaTATATTTAATAGGTAAAGGTGATCTGCCTCTCTAGATCACTATATTTGTTGATTCTGTTCAAGATTGTAACACAGTCCAAGCTCTCATTTTTTTGCAAGACTAGCATGTCAAACCACAATTGGTTATAATCACCAGTCAAATTGATTCTTTGTGTTACATGCAATATGTGATTTTTCGAAACATATCACTAGTCAGCAAATAGTCAGTTTACTGGAGATGATAATTCTTCTTTGGAAATTACTGTCACAGATTATCAAAATTTCCATACCTTAGATATCTTCCattaatgctccatgcttggtaTCAAAACCGAAAAGTTTGACATGATAGTTTCATGATTGGCTCCCTTCTTTATCAAGTGAGATTTCACGACTACTTGTGGATAAGAGTTTGACATATCCGTTATGGTGATCATTTATGAGAACTTGTTCGGTTGATCAAGTTCTAATTACATATGAATGCAACTCGAGTCTAAGCCATAAGAGTCTACATATAATTTGGCCTAATCTAACTTTCAATATTGGATACAAGACAACATAACTTGGGACTTGTAGGACATCTTAATTTGTCAATCAGTCAATGACATCAACGATCACAGTTCAATAATGTTTCAGTATTAGTGTTATAATTGTGTTCAAAATGTTTAAGCTTATGCAAGTGCAGATGAACATGTATTGTTTTATGAACACCCAGATTCCTTCAATCTGAATGCATTGCAGGCCAACAGTCTGAAAAACCATGCCATTTAGCATAATTTACAGAATTTTAAATGCCTATAAACCAAAAGTCAATTGTTCTGAAGGTTTTGGGCTGTGCAAAAAGTGGGCACAAAACAAACACTTTTTAATGGAAAATAATTATCTTTTGGTTTATGGAATTAGAAGCATCAAAACTCATGCACAGATGAGGAACCtccaaaatatttgttttaaagTTTTCAAGTATTTTGATTGTTGGATGAAGTGGTAAAGAACTAACCAGGATGAGCACATTCAATGAAGATTTGAAAGTCATCTATGAGGATAGAGGAAATATATTTCTCGAAGTAGGGAAACATATAATAACTTGAAGTTATGAGAAtggacttcaaaaaaaaaaagtgttaaaGAAAAGATGTAGCGCCCTgtagaaatgaatgacaaagaagGATCCGAAAACCTAGCCTTGAAAAGTTGGATTGAAGGAGAAAAAAGCaaaatttgtataaaaaaagagagataaaaCTACATGTAAGATATAAGTGATCCGCCCTTGGTATTGGTCTGATTATAAGACCAAAAAATCTTATGGCCCAATACCACTTGCAGCTGCATGGAAATTATTCAGTTCATGAGATTCCAATATTCTAGAGTTCACTAATAATATGAATTAGTTAATGAGACTCTGTAGACTATGGATTAGTAAACTTAAAATAAGAGGCGACAATGGCGAGgattaaagatcatgacacccaaaagaaaaaacaaacaaataaggcATCTAGAAAGCAAAAAGTTGAAAGACATGTTAATTTATTGAATGATATGTAATATAAGTTAAATTTGTCTTGATGCTTGAGAAGTTTTCAGCgtattatttaagaaataatttAAATGCATAGAGCAAAGTTGGTGTTAGATAGAAGCAAGCTAGTAAAAACATTCAGGATGAACAGAATATCAGCAGGAGAAAGAATCTTACAAATGATTTACAGCATACAGCATACAGGCATATACCCAAAACAAAATAATGTAAAGATTGTCAAACTAAAACTGAAACTAATATTTGCATTGACCATTCACGCAACAAGGACATAGTTTTACAACCAAATAGAGGTGCAAAATTGAGCTGCTTCCATATGtacctcttctttctctttcaccACAGTATTTTCCAGGAGTTGGTGTCCTCCCATGCCTCCTTTTTGCCTGCCAATCAGCATAGAACATAGACAACACAGAATTACAATGCAGAGGTCTGTGAACTGCATAATATGGCCGATGCTAGTTGGTGATTCAGAAAAGAATTAGCAGACAATAAAACAATGAAAACAACCTGATAGTTAGTTTTTGAGGTTATTGTAATCATTTTTACAGTTGACAATCCATTACTTTAATTTCAGGACTCACATTCACAGTTATGCTAAATGGAGGAAGGCTATGGTAGTTTACCTTCTtggattaaaaaacaaaaaagatatCATTGTATGATCAGGATATTATGGCCAACCAAAGAGGAGATGCACCAGAGTCAGATAAAAGGTCACAAGTTGACGTAATTTTGTAGGGCATACCGTATGATGTTTATAATCAGGGTAAAAAAGGAATACAGGGCAAACAATCCTCTGTAATTAGTCGGGTTTCGTGACTTTGAGATGTCGATGCAGTGCTCATGTCGAGATGAGGAATGTACGGACTGTTAAGAGCACGTATTGAGATTTCGATGAAGCTACACACACCAAACCTGATGCCAAAAGTTACCACGCAACATTTCTTAAGTTGAAAAGAGCTATCATACAAATTGATTAGGTTATTGCAAATACCATTTTCTTATTGCTATTTGAAATAACAAAAAGCACTACCTTCTCCACTGTGATTAAGCGGCCTTCAAGTACAGAACGGTTCAGGTACTTAACGCAGCGGTCTGCATCCTCCAGAGTCTCCATTGTTACAAAGCCAAAACCACGAGATTCCTTTGTTCGGGGATCCATGACCACATGGCATTCCTGAACCTGCAAATTAGAGAAATTATCTTCATAGGCACTGTATGAATCAGACCATACAATTATGACTTTggcatattatttaaatttaattataggtgatgttttttttgggttaagaaaattttaaataatttttatctaAAACCATCAAAGTATCACCAGTTTTTTTGGGGGTTAAGAAATATACTGCAAGTAAAAAATAAAGCACATACCCTTCCTTCATTGCTAAAATACTTCTCAAGATCACTGCTAGTAACTCGTGTGGATAAACCTGTTACATACAAGTTGTTTCCAGGATTCCTTGCATCTCTACAATCTTGGCTCCTATTGCACACATTAGAATACAGACCATCAGCAAAGAGAAGAAAATTGAGTTGGTAAAAACTAACTCCTGCATAGACTCCTTGTAACACATTATATAACATATGCAGTTATATATACTTTTTTGAGAACAAAAAATTTATGTACCTAGAGCGACTCCTTCCCCTTGATCTTGATAATGACCTTGATCTACTATGTCTGTTTGGAGGAGGTGTAATTGATCGAGAAGTATATCTGAAAGACATCATTATTTGTGTATATAAATCTCTGTGAGTGATAATCAGAACTATGAGAATTGCTATGGGAATCACAACTAACCTTACTTCTTTTGATTGAGACATCTATCAAAAAATCATAATATCAGAAAATTTGCAATAAACTGAAATGGGTAGCTAAGCTACGTATGACTTCAACTGTTTTTTCATGCAACcatattgatctcacaatcattacATAGGCAGTATACTTTTAGCAAAAGGATGATCATGCTTAGCAAAATGTAAGATACATTTCAATATACATGAATCCAATGAAGTGCATAGGTTACTTCTTGCTGAAGGAAATCACTATCGAAAGCAAtactcaaaattcaaaaaacctAGACCAAAAAACTGAATGTATTTATGTAGAACAAAAAGCATGGATATAGTACCAAAATAGATCAAAATATCTTTATAAGCTGGATAATGATGCAGAACCGAACTTACAGCTGCATTATCAAGTTAAAGACAagttgataaaaaaataaaacgaaTTTCCAGcatttttttaagatttatgcTAAAACCACTGATATTTCAGTCTGCTTCCCCAAAGGTAATTGATTCAATAATTTACAGAGAATATAAATAATCCTCGTAAGAACTTTATGGGAACACATGAAGCTGATAAAGCGTAACGATAGGTACCTTTGGTATGCGTTAAGAAAGTTATTGGACTGCCTACTATTAAAAAAGATATATAAGAGAAACAAGTGTGAGAGTAACGATGAAGTCCTTCACATTTCAGAGATCTCACCGATAAATTGCTTATCATATATTGCTAATAGAAAAGACTGTTAAGGGGTAAAAACCATGTCTCATGAAAAGGTTAAGAAAGTGAAGACATACAAAAGCCATAAATTTGAGGGTCAAAGATTTGGTCCTTAGCTCTTTATAGATGTCATCGGCAAATTAGTTTCTTGTGTTGTACAATCCTTAAGTACGATAATTTGCTAACTGCTTAAGATGAGATAAGGGGGCCAGGGAAGGGAAGAGGAGATTTTATAAAGCATTTAGGTTGTGGTGAAGGATTCCTCTTTTGCAAAATGTGATTACACATAATAGCAAGATTGATGATTTTATACGGACTAGAATGTTTGGATAAAATTATGAGACATGCATGATGATAAAGCTTAAGTGGACACATCGTAAATGCATAAAGGCAGGAGAAAGAATTGTGCATGTTGAAGAAAACTTTGGGGTCGGACTAACAAGGAAAAtgaaagagaattaattcatatgGTATGAGCATGCTAATAAAAGAAGAGGGGCATGGTTATTTGTGA
Proteins encoded in this window:
- the LOC103705473 gene encoding serine/arginine-rich splicing factor SR45a-like isoform X2, whose protein sequence is MSQSKEVRYTSRSITPPPNRHSRSRSLSRSRGRSRSRSQDCRDARNPGNNLYVTGLSTRVTSSDLEKYFSNEGRVQECHVVMDPRTKESRGFGFVTMETLEDADRCVKYLNRSVLEGRLITVEKAKRRHGRTPTPGKYCGERERRGCGRRHSRSYSPHRPSRGQRQRSHSPYGRGSQSRRRDRSTSPTSDGNLRSD
- the LOC103705473 gene encoding serine/arginine-rich splicing factor SR45a-like isoform X1 gives rise to the protein MDQISPDELPPISCRLPSLRQRERACLLVGFCLASNPPRKRYTSRSITPPPNRHSRSRSLSRSRGRSRSRSQDCRDARNPGNNLYVTGLSTRVTSSDLEKYFSNEGRVQECHVVMDPRTKESRGFGFVTMETLEDADRCVKYLNRSVLEGRLITVEKAKRRHGRTPTPGKYCGERERRGCGRRHSRSYSPHRPSRGQRQRSHSPYGRGSQSRRRDRSTSPTSDGNLRSD